The region AGCGTAAATACCAGTGCCGGATTAAGGCGGTGTTAATAGAGGTTTTTATGCGCCAGTGTCACGACGATCGCGCTGTTGTTCCCCGCCGGTGTTATTGCGCCGTCCCGGCCCCGATAACGCCGGCACCGGGCAGAGTGCACTGTTTGTGTGCAGCACGGCGGGGGAAATAACATGCACCGTTACCGTTTTTTATTGCTGCGTCCGTTGCAGATGCTGCCGGTGCTGTTCGGCATCAGCCTGATCACTTTTCTGCTGGTGCGAGCCATTCCCGGCGATCCGGCGCGTCTTCTGCTGGGCATTCGCAGCACGCCGGACGCCATCGCCCGCATTCGCGCCCAGTACGGTCTGGATGAGCCGATCTGGCTGCAGTATTTCTACTTTCTGCGCAATCTGCTGCGCGGCGAAATGGGGCGCTCTATCGTCTACAAGATCGACACCCTGCCGCTGGTGGCGTCACGGGTGGAGCCGACGCTGCTGCTGGTGCTGGGCAGTGTGCTGATTGCCCTGCTGCTGGCCGTGGTGCTGGCGACGCTGGCAGTCCGTTATCACGGCGGGCTGACGGATCAGATTATTCGGCTGGTGTCCACCGCCGGGCTGGGGTTTCCCGCGTTCTGGCTGGGGATCATGCTGATCCTGCTGTTCAGCCTGCGGCTGGGCTGGTTTCCGGTGTCGGGTTATGGCAGCAACTGGGCCGAGCGGCTGCACCACCTGTTCCTGCCGTGCCTGACGGTGGCGCTGGCGTTATCGGCGGTGCTGACCCGCAACTTGCGCGTCAGCCTGCTGGCGGAGCTAAAAAGCGA is a window of Dickeya solani IPO 2222 DNA encoding:
- a CDS encoding ABC transporter permease, with the protein product MHRYRFLLLRPLQMLPVLFGISLITFLLVRAIPGDPARLLLGIRSTPDAIARIRAQYGLDEPIWLQYFYFLRNLLRGEMGRSIVYKIDTLPLVASRVEPTLLLVLGSVLIALLLAVVLATLAVRYHGGLTDQIIRLVSTAGLGFPAFWLGIMLILLFSLRLGWFPVSGYGSNWAERLHHLFLPCLTVALALSAVLTRNLRVSLLAELKSDYVVAACARGQPERRIFWRHVVPNSLVPTLNLLAVNIGWLIGGTVVIESVFALPGMGQLLVRAIFSRDYMVVQGVVMLFAVATVTVNLLADLLTVALDPRIRL